Genomic DNA from Deltaproteobacteria bacterium HGW-Deltaproteobacteria-18:
CCCGTGACTACACTCCGCTCAAGCCGAATTGGCTTGATCGCTGGTGGCTGGGCTGGGATTCGGTCAGAGTTTACAACCTTTACACAGCCATGCTCGATGATGTTTCCTCCATCAGCGACTTTAGCGGCCTTGACCTCGAATCCAGATTCCAGCTGCTGACCGACGGACTCTCCCAGGACCTCATCGTCCGCACCTCCGCCGTCCCCCTCCCCGGCGCGGCCATCCTCTTCGGCTCCGGCCTGCTTGGGCTGGTCGGGTTGCGAAGAAGGAAGATAGCTTGAAAATGTTGCGCAGGGATTCTTCGAAACAGACGCTTCCATCCGCATTTTTGAGAACTACGACATAGACAACGACCTGGTTGTCAACGAGTTTCTTGATCTTCTCGCAGACAGCGAACAGGGTCAGGTACTCGACAATGGAAATGGTTTTGTCCCGAGCCGCCAAAGCTGAAGCAGCCTTAATCACCGAAGGAATAAAATCATTTGAACTCATTACCAACGATTCAACATCCGCCTCGCTAATCACATTGACTTCACGCCCATACATCTTTTTTTTTTACTAAAAACCAAATTCAGGCCAAAAAAAAGCGGGATAAACCCGCTTGAAGCTTTAAAATCAGTACAATCCGATCAGACTATCTCCCGCCTGCGCAGTCCGACCAGCCCTAGCAGGCCGGAGCCAAAGAGGATGGCCGCACCGGGGAGGGGCACGGAGCTGGTTTTTGCGGCAAAGACGAGGTCATCAAAGTCCGCGTCGGGACTGCCTCCGTCGTTGAAGCCGAAAAGATACGATCCGGCTGTCAGAAAGACATTGTTGATGCTGACGTCAGATTTAAGCAAGTAGACATGGATAGCTTCAGACCATGCGTTGATTGCAAACACTTCATTTTTTGTCGACTGCCCTTTGGCAAACAACGTTTCTATATTAAGCGAATAAGAAGTATCGTTGTCATTGCTTTTATTATTAAAAATGACTTTATTACCACTACCGCCAACAAGCTCGATCAACTTATTAGTATCAGCCGCTTCAGAACCGACATAAATAAAATCAAACAATCCGGACAATTTAACATCTGCACTCAAGGCAGCAGGACTCTCAGCAGAGAGAAATGGAGAACTAGGCATCAGAATATCATTTACGGTTGTATACGTGTTAACCGCCGCCTGCGCCTGACCGGCCAGCAGCATGAACAAACCTATCACAAAGACCTTGATCCCCGTTTTCATTCCCTACTCCTGTTGCAGGCATTTATTCGCGTTTCATTGGTAAAAACATCCAAGGCTACTAAGCAATATCCATTCCCAGCGGGAGTCCGAACAGGCAAGACTGGCTGTGAAGAAGACAATAAAAAAAGGCGGGACAAGCCCGCCTAGTGTTTGAAACGGTGAAGATTGGATTGGAGGTGGATAAAGGCAGGGCCAGAAAAAATATCCTCGCCACTGTCGCTGCGCTTACCGCTGCCTCCGTCCTTCTAAACTATCTGCCTTCTGCGCAAACCAACCAGTCCGAGCAGGCCGGACCCGAAGAGGATGGCGGCGCCAGGAAGGGGAGTAGGTGTGAAATTGATGTTGTCTACCAAAAGTGCGCCGGATTTGAGCGTAAAATTTATACTGCTAAGGAAAGCTGTTCCCCAATCAGAAGGCACAGAAAACTGATTATCCAGACCAACCAGCAAGTCAAACGTACCAAGGCGTTTTCCAGCAACATCCAAACCCTCAACAATCGCGGCACCACCATAAACCAATGAATAATCGAAGGCAAAATCTCGCTGATAAACCGGATTCACAGAAAAATTAAAACCAGCTTCGACATTAGCTCCCGAAAAATTCAAAGTCACTATTTCCGGATCGCCAGGTTTGGGATACAGTGTCCAATCACCTATGAATTCAACCCCATATGTCTTACCATAAGCGGTAAGATCGGTAGCCCCGTCAAAGTCAAGTGTTACCGCCATCGCCGATCCTGACAGCAGGTTAAGCAACAGAAAAACAAACAACACTTTTAGAGCAGCTTTCATGACATAACTCCTGAATAATTCTAGGATTGGCGTTTTGATTTATCCAAGGCCGCGATGGAAGATATGTACCAAAAACAATAACATATAATATTATCAGATATTTATAGCAATACGATTACTTTTTAGTCCAAAAAGATCAGACTACAGCACATTGCCCAATTCCCTGCGCTCAGAAACCCATCTCGAAATCACCGCTTCCGCCTGCGCATCCCGCTGCCCCGTCGCTGCGGATGGTGAATAGTGAATGGAAAAGGCCCGGACTCTGTCGCAAAACGCATCACACGTCCCGCTTTAGTCTCTGGTTTTTGGTTTTTAGTTTCTGGTTAAAAAAATTGCCTGCGACATCGCATCACGCGTCACTTGTCACGCATTACGATCCGTTAGATTGGTGCTTGGTGAATAGTGAATGGAAAAGGCACACTGCACTTTCTATGAATTGGCCGCATCACGCGTTACGCGTCACGCATCACGTTCCGCTGGATTGGTGATTAGTGATCGGTGAATAGTTTTTGGTAAGACACGTTGCCTTTCTCGCTGCCTCAGTCGCTACCTTCTTATCGCATCACGCATCACGCCTCACGATCCCCTGCCTCCGTCCCTGCCTCTGTCGCTCTCCCGTCGCTGCCTCTGTCGTTGCCTCTATCGCTGATTCTGTCGCCGCCTCAAGCATCACGCATCACGCATCATTACACCGGCCATTTCTGGCGCGTATGCAGGAGCCGTAAAATTTGGATCGCAAGGCCCTGCTCACGATAGACGAGGACATAGGGCAGACCTGGCACTACAAGTTCCCGAGTGCCCACTGCGGCCCCACTGCGACCCATCTGGGGAAACTGGTCCAAACGTTCGCTGGCTGTCCGGATCGCCTGGGCAACCCGGTGGGCGGCCTCGGCATCATCGGCGGCGATGTATTCAAGTACGATGCCCAGGTCTTTTGCGGCGGGTGTATTCCGGGGAAGCGAACTCGCCTTTATCGGCGGCCGCAATGCCTTTCTGGACCTCCGCCATAAACCAGGCCTGATGCTCCAAGATGTCGTCCAGCGCCTTATTCAGCAGCCAATTGCGGCTTCTGCCCATGGACGCGGCAACAGCGTCGATACGCTCAATTTTGTCTTTTGATGCACGAAAACTGGTGGATACGGTTTCTGCGGCGCTCATAATGATTCCTCCATGTAGTCACAGTAACTACAAGTGACTGCGCTGACAAGCGCTACCCCTGCTTCCCCGCCGCCGTCTCGCTACATCCGCCCCTGCCTCCATCCCTGCCTTTATCCCTGCCTCCATCCCCGCCTCCATCGCGTCACGCGTTACGCATCACGCCTCCCGCTCCCCACTGCCTCCCACTTGTCTGTTAATGACCTGTGCGCTAGAGATAAGCATGACTCCTACAGTCAGTTCTGAGAAAAAACAGCTATCGATTTTTCTTTTTCTCTCGTGAAGAAACAAGGATGCACATTCACGTATCGTCCGAGTCGGGAGAAGCAAAATTCTGGCTCGAGCCCGAACTGGAATTGGCGCACAATCACCGATTTTCGCGCCAAGAGCTAAAATCGATTGAAATAATTTTGGAGGAATTCCATGGCGAGTTCATCAGCGCTTGGCGCAATCACTTCGACGACTGAGGTCACCAACATATCCGGACACGGAATCTGGCTTTTGTCTCACGGGCTAGAAATGTTTCTCTCATATGAAGATTTCCCATGGTTCGCGGAGGTACCGCTGCGCATGGTCACAAATGTCCAGGAACCCTCCCCAGGCCATTATTACTGGCCGGATCTGGATGTAGATCTTTGCCAGGACGCAATACTGTATCCAGACCGATTCCCCAAGAAGGCGAAAACGAATTCCCTGCAAAAATTCGCAAAGAACCCTTAAGCACATCGCCCACTGGGGTGACGCCTGAACGAACGCTTCGTTGCGAGGAAGCCAGCTAATGGCCGCTGGAATGGTGATTGGTGAATGGTGATTGGCAAAGCATATTGCCGCTGCCTCCACCCCTGCCTCCATCCCTGCCTTTATCGCATCACGCATCACGCATCACGTCTAACGTTCCCCCGCCTCCCCTTGCCAAGCAACTAACTCTGAGTTAATTATTTCCATGCCCATCATGTACAGCAAGCAGGCGCTCAAATATTTGCGAAAAATGCCCAAGGCGAAGGCTGAGGACATCATGTCGGCGGTACGCCAAATCGATGAGGACAGATCGGCTTTTCAGGGGAACCTGATCAAGATGACCAACAGCCCATACTTTCGACTGAGGATTGGCGACTACAGAGTGATTTTAGAAATCGATGACGGAAAGCTCATCGTGCTCGTGATGAAGGTAGGAACCAGAGGAGATGTGTACAAATGAACGTCCAAGTCATTGAAAACAATTCCGGAAACCCCGCCTATGCGGTGGTCCCGTGGGATGAGTACAGATCAATGGTAGAACGCCTTGAAGAGCTTCAGGACATTGTGGACGCTGACAAAACCATGGCGGCCATTGCGTCCGGTGAGGAAACCTATCCCCACGATCTCGTAGAGCGACTGCTAGGCAGGGAGAATCCGCTTCGGATCTGGCGCGAATATCGCGGCATATCGACTGCGGCCCTGGCCGCGATGGTCGGGGTCACGCCTTCGGCCATTTCCCAGGTAGAAACCGGCAAGCGTGGATTATCGGTAGATCTGCTCAAGAAACTGTCCGAGGTTCTTCAAGTGGATATGGATGATCTCGTGGATTGATTAAACTGGGCGCGATGGCACTCGACCCCTGACAGGGCAAGATAAGTCAAAACGAGACCTGACCCCCAGCCGTGGATTGATTAAACTGGGCGCGATGGCACTCGACCCTTGGCAGGGCAAGATAAGTCAAAACGAGACCTGACCCCCAGCCTTCTGGGGGGCGTGACATGTGGATTTGCTAGCGGTTACCGCAACACTCTCAACCCCAACAGCTGTTCCATAGGATCGAAATCCCTGTCGTTGTGGATAAGACCAAAGCCGTTCTCAATGCAGAATGTCGCGATAAGGACATCGATGGTCTTGCGCACCGTGATGCCTTGCCTTCGCAAAGCGCGGTAGTTCTGTGCCGCCGCCATCGCCATGTCTCTGCCGACAAAATCCCTGTACTCCAGGCCATCCATGAGCTGTCTTGCAATCTGAAAATCTCTTTCACTGCTGAATCCTTGAAGAATCTCGGCCAGGATCAGATCGCCGATAATGATGCGCGACTCGGAAAGCGCACGATCCAGCAAATCCGTATGTGGAGCGGCGACCCCGCGGAAATAGTCGATCCAGACCGAAGTATCCACGACGATCACGAATCTTTCCTCATGGCGTCAAGATCCCCCTCCCACGTCAGTTTGCCCCGAAACTGCCGGATGGACTCCTGCTTTTTCATAGCGATCAGCAGGCGCAGACCTTCTTCCACCGCCTGCTTCTTTGTCTTGAGCCCAGAAAGCTTCAAGGCCTGATCCATCAACTGGTCATCAACAACAATGTTTGTACGCATGACTCCTCCCGTCCCGTGTGTATAATTTCATATTTTATACACATAATACGCTTCCGTCTACCCGAATTCATGAAGGGGTTTTTAGTGGACTTGAGCCTTGATCATGTCCGAAACGTTCACCAGCAGATCGAAAAAGCCTGATAGTCTGAGGAGTCAAGGAAGATCTTCTCCCGCCTGCGGCCACGGTTCATGATATGGATACCAGGCGCCGGGATATTCAATGCGTAAGGGGCGTGACATGGTGATTTGCTAGATGATTGGGACAGGTAGGTCAAGACGAGACCTGACCCCATGCACTGGCCTCTGGATACGGGGCGATGGAGGCGCAGATGGCGATGCCGCCGTTCTTGGTGATCAAAGAGTTATTTCGAAATTTTCTCTTGTCTCAGAGCACCAGATGATGAAATAAATTCTTTAAATAGCAAGACTAGATACTTAGTATTCGTAACAAGATATCGTTTCCACATCCTGCGCGGTTCTTGAATGACCCTGTAAAGCCACTCCAGACCATATTTCTGCATCCATATAGGAGCACGCCGAGTCTTTCCGGAAACCACATCAAAAGTCCCACCCACGCCCATGACAAACTGAACTCCGAGGCGGTCTTTCCACTTATTGATGAAATTTTCTTTTTTAGGCGAAGAGATTGCAACAAAAATCAAATCAGCTTTCGATTTCTGAATCATGTCTACTACAAATTCTTCATCATCCCAGAAATAGCCATGATGGTATCCAGCCACCTTCAAGCCAGGATATCGCACAGTCATGGTTTGGGCCGTTTTCTCCACTATTTCAGGTTTGGCTCCAAGGAAAAAAACCGAAAAGCCTTTCAAAGCTGATTTTTCAAGAAGCCTCAAAAATAGATCAACACCCGCAACTCGTTCCGGAACCGTATGCCCGCAAAGACGAGCGCCCCAAACGACACCCATACCATCAATGTTGATGATATCGCAGCTATCAACGGATTCCTTGAGTTTTGCATCGCTTTGCATGTTCACAAGTTTGGCGACATTCACCACCACATGCTGAGTAAAATGCCCTCCTGACACACGGTCGGTAATCAATTCCACCGTCTCGTCCATGCTCAAAGCATGCATCCTCTGCCCTAGGAATGTCAGCGGCCTAAGGCCGAAATCAGCACCCAAAAAAGTCATCTGCTTCTCCGTGATTTGGCAAGCATCAAACACCAAGCTCAATCAGTTTCGCAACGATACGTTGCCCGACTTTGCCATCCCATTTTGGCGGAATCCGGTGTTCGCCTATGCCTCCGGCAAGAATTTTACACACTGCCGATTCAATCAGTTGCGGATCATTGCCCACAATAAGATTTGTTCCCATTTCGCACGTGATGGGCCGTTCCGTATTGGGCCGCATGGTCACACATGGAATGCCAAGAACCGTGGTTTCTTCCTGCAATCCGCCGCTATCGGTAAGCACCAACCGCGAATGCATGTTCACATTCAGAAAATCCAGATACCCGAGAGGGTCTGTCACCCACACTCCCGGACCAAGCTTTTTCCCATCTTTGGGGATCGTGCTGACATAATCATCCAGACCAAACTGGCTGATCATTTTGGCGGTCCGGGGATGTATGGGAAAAAAGATGGGAATATCGTGGGACAAACGCTTCAGCACTTCCAGAATGCCCTGGAGCGTGGATTTCTCATCAACGTTGCCGGGTCGGTGCATGGTCATCGCAACATACTGCCCCGGTTCCAATCCAAATCGTTCGAACGTGCCCAGATCCTGGGCTTTGTCCCTATGTTTGAGCAAAGTGTCGATCATGACATTGCCCACAAAGTGAATCTTGTCCTGAGGCACTCCCTCTTGGATCAGATTTTCATCAGCGAAATGATCTGTGGTAAACAGAGCGTCAACAAGCACATCGGTGCAAAGACGATTGATTTCCTCGGGCATTGTCATGTCACGGCTGCGCAACCCCGCCTCAACATGGGCGACTTTGACGTTCAATTTCTTGGCTGTGATGGTGCAGGCCATGGTGGAGTTCACATCACCGACAACAATAACCCAATCGGGCTTATGTTCGAGAAGCACCTGTTCAAATGCGACCATGATTCCGGCAGTCTGAACAGCATGGGAACCAGACCCAACACCGAGATCAATGTCCGGTTTAGGCAGACCAAGATCATCAAAAAAAGCTTGGCTCATCTTTTGGCCATAATGTTGCCCAGTATGCACAAGCAGATGTTCAATTTCTGACCGCAAATTCATAGCATCAATGATTGGAGCAATTTTCATGAAGTTCGGCCTGGCACCAACTACATTGATTACTTTCACAAGACCACCTGTATTTCTAAATTTTTGAATCTGAAGTTTCAGCTTCGATCAAATGAGACAATGCGTAGAGCATCCAAGCCTGAGACCAGCGTATGTAAGGAATTTTATTCGTGTACCATCGTGTCTTCTGATAATAAAAAAAACCTTCCTTATCCTGCATGTTTTCAATAGCCCAGTGTGCAATTTTATGGGCCATATCCATTCTTTGTAGATCTAGCGATGCAAGTTTACAGCAAGTAACAACTCCTTGTGCAGAACAATGAATATCAATCGGATACATGGAATTATTGTAATATTTGGGACAGCCGTTATCTAGCCAAAATGTATTAAGATAATATAAATAACCATTATTAAGTTGATTAGTCCATTCTTTAGATTTTACATAATCCATCCATTCTTTAAGAGCAACTAAATTGAAACCAGTATGAAAATTATCGATAAACTGATGATGATTGCGTTCACCGTATGGCCAAGAATAATCATCTTTCTGTGATTTAACAGAATACTCTATAGCTTTGTAAGAGGCTTCAAGTAGCACGCTTTCGCCTGTAATGGAAAATACGCGACCCAACAACGCGCATCCTAGCATATTTGCATTGTGCACTCGTGTTGTTTCATCTGGGATATAGCCGAAACAGAAGTCGGGCTCCAAGGTCAGGTGCTCAAGAATGAACGAACACGCGCCCCGCGCAGGAGCTAGCCATTTATCATCACCAGTCTTCTGGAAATAATCCAGAAAAGCATGCGCGACGAATACCGTTGTGACCATGTTCGGTTTTCCTTTCGGCACAAAAAAGGCCCTAGCCTGCCAATCAAAATTGTAACCCCAACTCATACCTAGAAACCCGGATGATTTCTGCGTCAGCAAATTAATCAGTAGATTTTCGGCATCTGAGGACCTTCCGAGACGCAGCAATCCCGAGGCAAAAAGCCCCAACCCTTTTGGGTTGTATTCTTTGGGCACTAGTGTCGGAACTCGAAAATTTAGAGGGGATTTCTTGAAAAACTGAATCCAAGCCAGGCGGCAATAACGGGACCTCGCCAAAGGAGTTAGTTGGAAAAGCTGTGAGTTGAGACCATCGAACAAATCCCATCCGCAAAAATCTTCCTCCAGAACCCAGTCTAGAACCCTGTCGCAACTTTGTGCAATAATTTGATTGCTAGACATTTATTTTAACCTGACTGCATGACCAGTACGGATTGATTCCTCTATGGCAAAGCATGTTTCAGATCCTGCAAGAATATCTTCCAAGGCAATAGGGGTTGGTAGCCCCTTTTGAATAGCTTCGATAAAAAGGCGAACTTCTTGGGTTTGGCCTTTATCCTGTACAAGAAGTTTCTTTTTTTCAGGCTTCCCCTTTCCAAAAATGATCGCTTCACGATAATCGTTCATTGTAGCGCTCAAACCATGCGCATGCACTTCAAAATATTCCTTGGGAAAAGACTTGGAGCCGTTCGCAAAGTATTGAATTGTTCCTACTGATCCATTCACAAAACTCAAAGAAACCGTCAAAGTATCATTTAAGCCGAGGGCATCTGGTACGGCATGAGCGCAAACACTGTTTGGCAACGAACCATTCATAAAAATGAGATAGTCTACGAAGTGGCAGACTTCTCCATGAATCCGTCCACCCCCAATCTCACGGTCTTGTATCCATGAGTCAACAGGGATTGAGCCTGCATTCACGCGATACATCATCGCCATAGGGCCAACCCCGATTTTAGATTTAATAAACTCAGTTAGTGGAGAAAATCGGCGATTGAACCCCACCATAACATGAGTGTGTTTCTTGCCTTCGGCTAAGGATCGTATTTGTTCAAGTTCATCCCTTTGCAGACACAAGGGTTTTTCGACAAAAACATGTTGATCATTGCTCAGTGCTTTAATGACAAATTCGCCGTGTGTATTATGTCTTGTGGCTATGAACAATGTTTGAATATTTTGACAGCCAAAAATATCATTCTCTGAAGTCGAACAAAACTCAAACCCAAAACGATCGGCAACAGTCCTGGCACTGGCTGAAGTAGATGTCATTACACCACGCATCGCCGTACCGGATTTAGGAATATTGGGGAGCAGAAAACTCTGTGCGTAAGATCCAGCGCCTATGAAGCCTATGCCCATGACACCAGAAATCTTCTTTGGTTCACGCACAAAGACCGCTGATTGCAATGTTTGTTGGCTTTGATCGTATCGTATTAAAATACCGACGAAAGGTTCACTTTTATCAACAATCATATCGTACGCTTTAGTGCTTTCTTCGAGTGCAAAAATATGTGTGGTTAAATAAGATACGTCAATTTTTCCAGATGCAATAAGTTGTTGAAAAGCGAGCATATTTTTATTTTCAGTCCAGCGGACATACGCTGGAGGGTAGTCAATGCCCTTTTCCTCGTAGGCTGGATCATAACGCCCTGGACCATAAGAACAGGACATCTTGAGAGTTAACTCTTTTCTGTAATAATGAGGCTCACGATCAAACCCTGTCGGGACATCTCCAAGCACAACAACAGTCCCTTTTTTTCTACAAATTGAGCCAGCAAAATTAATTGGGTCAAGGGATGATGTCCCTGCGGCGATAATGACTGCGTCACAACCAAGCTGACAAGTATAATCTGAAATAATATGTTCAATACCCGCAGTATCACGTAACATAGCAAAATCAGCGCATTTTTCATTAGCCAAGGTAACCATATCAGATGAAACATCAATGCCTACAACTCTAACCCCGGACGCTCTTAACAAAAGACAAGCGATCTGACCGAGAAGTCCCAAACCAATGACAGCGCAAGTCTCACCAAGTCTGAGGTCAGCCAAGCGTACAGACTGCAAAGCAATAGACCCAAGAGTATTGTAAGCAGCTGATTGCATGAAAGAATCTTCAGTAAGTTTGTTATTAAAAATCTTAGGCAATTTCACGACTAAATTTCTTGGAGCAGAAACAACTTCTGCATGATAAGCATAATTATTACCTGCACACGCAACCAAGTCTCCAACAGAAATATCGTTAATTCGCTCACCGACAGCCAAAACAACACCGGCACAAGAATAGCCTAGCGGTGAATAAGCTTCGAGTTTTTTTATAACAGCCCGATAAGTTTGAATTGGACCTTGAGTTTTTAATGTATTGAGTACTTGATTTACCTGTTGCGGCCTAGATTTAGCTTTTTCTAAAATATTAGAGCGCGCTGCTTTGGCTGTATTCCCTTCAGTGCCAGCACTAACTAATGAATAATAATTTTTAATGAGTATTGTTGTAGAACCAACTTGCGGCAACGGCGCATCAAGAATTTGCATAAATCCATTTTTTAATTTTTGAGTAAGTTGCTTCATGTTTTTTAAATATAGTTAAACGTTTTGAACACTCAAATTGATATTAAATCATTTTAATAAATAAATTAATTAATATTTAAAATCAAATCAATAGTATTAACTAAGTTATTTTCAAAAATATCAATAGTATAAAAATTATTAAAATGTTTTATAGCGTTATCACCCATTTTATAACGTATTTCAGGAAAATCACATAAATAACAAATTTTATCTGCGATTTCTTCAGAAGTACAATTATCTACGATAAATCCTGTTTCAGAATTAATTACAAATTCAGATATTGCTCCTTCAGAAGTTGTTATAACTGGCAAACCAAATGACATAGCTTCTAAAATAACCAAAGGCCATACTTCTCTTTCATATTGTGAAGGAAAAACAAAAATATCTGATTTAAAAAATAAATTATTTTTTTCGTTATCGTATTTAGGACCAACATATGATACATAAGAATTTAAATTATAAGAACCAATTAGATTAATAAACATACTCGCAGTAATTTCTTTTGTTTCATTTCCAGCAAAAATAGCATTAAACTTATATCCGCGTTTCATAACAATTCGTAATGATTCAAGCAAAAGCAACGGTCCCTTTGAAGGTATTAAATTTGAAAGATACAATATCGTGACATGTGAATTGTTACGACATCTATTATTTAATGCAGCATCACAACTTGAAACACCATTCGGAACGTAATGCATTTGATTAGTTGATACAACATTTTCAATATCTGAATACATAATCGGTGACAAATGAATTACTTCAGAGTTGTTAAAAAACCATTTGTATATTATAAATTTAAAATAATTTTTTGTTTCTTTTATAATACCTTTTCCGTGCAAATGATAGATAATTTTAACTTTAAAAAATTTAATAACAAAAGCAAAAAAACAATCTCTGTAAAAAGCATAACCAGCTACAGCCGGAACAAAATAAACTGCATTTGGCTTATTTAAAATTACAATTTTTATAAGTTGAAATAAATAAATAAACATTAATTTTAATTTGCGTAATGAAAAAACTTTTAAATTTTTATTGCAATAAGAATATTGCATTTGAATAGTTAAAACATGAAATTTACAGTGCAGCATAGATGAATTTAAAACGCACTGATTCATAAAGTTAGATCCATGCATCGGAGGAGGAACGGATATTAAAAGCAAAATTGTTTTTTTCATCAGATCACTCTTTAAAAACACTAATAAAATTACTTACCATGTTCTTAATATTAACTTCATTTATTATTAATTGACGACATTCTCTTTTCATTTTTCCAATTAATTGTGGATTACAATACGCGTTTAATATCCAATCAGCCATATCGTCTAAATTTTTAGCCATGTATCCATTTTTATTATTTTCAAGATAGGATATTTCAGGACTATGCCCTTTCCCTTCAAGTGCTAGAAAGGGAATTCCGTAAATAAAACTATGTACAATTGCTAATCCTACAGTTCCAGTATAAACTGTAAAATCCGTAATAAGCATATACTTAGCTAATTCATTAGGATCTTGAATTGTTCCAGTAAAAAATACACAATCTGTTAAGTTCATTTCTTTAGCACAATTTTCAAGATAAAGTCTTCTATCTCCATCACCAATGATATAGAGTCGCAAATTAGGAATCTTATATTTTAAAATGTTAACTAATTGTAGTAACTTATGAACTTTCTTTGACTCAACAAGTCTACCTACAAATGTTAGGGTCAAAGATGAATTATTATTTTTACTTTTACTATTAACAATATCAGAGTGATCAGAATTCTTTAATGTATTCATAAAACTTTCATATAGTGGCTGTTCATTTAATGCATTATTAAGAACCACTATCTTATTACGATCAACACCCCAAGCAATCAACTCGTCATTTTTATATTTAGTGTACAATAAAACAGCGTAACATTGTTTCATAAGC
This window encodes:
- a CDS encoding type II toxin-antitoxin system mRNA interferase toxin, RelE/StbE family produces the protein MRRWTTSWSIRPGLWRRSRKALRPPIKASSLPRNTPAAKDLGIVLEYIAADDAEAAHRVAQAIRTASERLDQFPQMGRSGAAVGTRELVVPGLPYVLVYREQGLAIQILRLLHTRQKWPV
- a CDS encoding CopG family transcriptional regulator, which gives rise to MSAAETVSTSFRASKDKIERIDAVAASMGRSRNWLLNKALDDILEHQAWFMAEVQKGIAAADKGEFASPEYTRRKRPGHRT
- a CDS encoding integron cassette protein, which gives rise to MASSSALGAITSTTEVTNISGHGIWLLSHGLEMFLSYEDFPWFAEVPLRMVTNVQEPSPGHYYWPDLDVDLCQDAILYPDRFPKKAKTNSLQKFAKNP
- a CDS encoding type II toxin-antitoxin system RelE/ParE family toxin, with protein sequence MPIMYSKQALKYLRKMPKAKAEDIMSAVRQIDEDRSAFQGNLIKMTNSPYFRLRIGDYRVILEIDDGKLIVLVMKVGTRGDVYK
- a CDS encoding XRE family transcriptional regulator, which gives rise to MNVQVIENNSGNPAYAVVPWDEYRSMVERLEELQDIVDADKTMAAIASGEETYPHDLVERLLGRENPLRIWREYRGISTAALAAMVGVTPSAISQVETGKRGLSVDLLKKLSEVLQVDMDDLVD
- a CDS encoding VapC toxin family PIN domain ribonuclease; this encodes MIVVDTSVWIDYFRGVAAPHTDLLDRALSESRIIIGDLILAEILQGFSSERDFQIARQLMDGLEYRDFVGRDMAMAAAQNYRALRRQGITVRKTIDVLIATFCIENGFGLIHNDRDFDPMEQLLGLRVLR
- a CDS encoding DUF2191 domain-containing protein, which gives rise to MRTNIVVDDQLMDQALKLSGLKTKKQAVEEGLRLLIAMKKQESIRQFRGKLTWEGDLDAMRKDS
- a CDS encoding glycosyltransferase is translated as MHALSMDETVELITDRVSGGHFTQHVVVNVAKLVNMQSDAKLKESVDSCDIINIDGMGVVWGARLCGHTVPERVAGVDLFLRLLEKSALKGFSVFFLGAKPEIVEKTAQTMTVRYPGLKVAGYHHGYFWDDEEFVVDMIQKSKADLIFVAISSPKKENFINKWKDRLGVQFVMGVGGTFDVVSGKTRRAPIWMQKYGLEWLYRVIQEPRRMWKRYLVTNTKYLVLLFKEFISSSGALRQEKISK
- a CDS encoding UDP-N-acetylglucosamine 2-epimerase (non-hydrolyzing), whose amino-acid sequence is MKVINVVGARPNFMKIAPIIDAMNLRSEIEHLLVHTGQHYGQKMSQAFFDDLGLPKPDIDLGVGSGSHAVQTAGIMVAFEQVLLEHKPDWVIVVGDVNSTMACTITAKKLNVKVAHVEAGLRSRDMTMPEEINRLCTDVLVDALFTTDHFADENLIQEGVPQDKIHFVGNVMIDTLLKHRDKAQDLGTFERFGLEPGQYVAMTMHRPGNVDEKSTLQGILEVLKRLSHDIPIFFPIHPRTAKMISQFGLDDYVSTIPKDGKKLGPGVWVTDPLGYLDFLNVNMHSRLVLTDSGGLQEETTVLGIPCVTMRPNTERPITCEMGTNLIVGNDPQLIESAVCKILAGGIGEHRIPPKWDGKVGQRIVAKLIELGV
- a CDS encoding oxidoreductase, translating into MKQLTQKLKNGFMQILDAPLPQVGSTTILIKNYYSLVSAGTEGNTAKAARSNILEKAKSRPQQVNQVLNTLKTQGPIQTYRAVIKKLEAYSPLGYSCAGVVLAVGERINDISVGDLVACAGNNYAYHAEVVSAPRNLVVKLPKIFNNKLTEDSFMQSAAYNTLGSIALQSVRLADLRLGETCAVIGLGLLGQIACLLLRASGVRVVGIDVSSDMVTLANEKCADFAMLRDTAGIEHIISDYTCQLGCDAVIIAAGTSSLDPINFAGSICRKKGTVVVLGDVPTGFDREPHYYRKELTLKMSCSYGPGRYDPAYEEKGIDYPPAYVRWTENKNMLAFQQLIASGKIDVSYLTTHIFALEESTKAYDMIVDKSEPFVGILIRYDQSQQTLQSAVFVREPKKISGVMGIGFIGAGSYAQSFLLPNIPKSGTAMRGVMTSTSASARTVADRFGFEFCSTSENDIFGCQNIQTLFIATRHNTHGEFVIKALSNDQHVFVEKPLCLQRDELEQIRSLAEGKKHTHVMVGFNRRFSPLTEFIKSKIGVGPMAMMYRVNAGSIPVDSWIQDREIGGGRIHGEVCHFVDYLIFMNGSLPNSVCAHAVPDALGLNDTLTVSLSFVNGSVGTIQYFANGSKSFPKEYFEVHAHGLSATMNDYREAIIFGKGKPEKKKLLVQDKGQTQEVRLFIEAIQKGLPTPIALEDILAGSETCFAIEESIRTGHAVRLK